One genomic window of Elaeis guineensis isolate ETL-2024a chromosome 2, EG11, whole genome shotgun sequence includes the following:
- the LOC105035104 gene encoding CCG-binding protein 1, with the protein MLRSVAIPSPSPSFASSFLLEPAAVDVSLGRTVRPSVVCNAQRSNASIPKLEPFSRSRIDRRMKEPSFLQKSENDLTDYCSILEGDESYSCWRAYFELKDLEKEMSKEDVEKLVRQSGGVKSLIDCLHGITRMQKKKDKEVQNPTSLIIEAQTERPFPVPDGLPKTPEELEEEEKARMPDSPFTRLLRSKGTLPAWYTQGPDHETD; encoded by the exons ATGCTGAGATCCGTCGCTATCCCGTCTCCATCTCCCTCTTTTGCTTCGAGTTTTTTATTGGAGCCCGCCGCCGTCGATGTCTCGCTGGGTCGGACGGTGAGACCGAGCGTGGTCTGCAACGCGCAGAGGAGCAACGCCTCCATACCGAAGCTCGAGCCCTTCAGCAGGAGCCGGATTGATAGGCGGATGAAGGAGCCGTCTTTCTTGCAGAAATCAGAGAACGATCTCACAG ATTACTGTTCGATACTTGAAGGCGATGAGTCCTACAGCTGTTGGAGGGCCTATTTTGAACTAAAGGATCTTGAG AAGGAAATGTCAAAAGAGGATGTGGAGAAGCTAGTGAGGCAATCTGGTGGAGTGAAATCCCTCATTGACTGTTTACATGGGATCACAAGAATGCAAAAGAAGAAGGACAAAGAAGTCCAAAATCCCACATCATTGATAatagaggcacagacggaaagaccTTTCCCTGTGCCTGATGGACTGCCCAAAACCCctgaagagctggaagaagaagaaaaggctaGAATGCCAGACTCTCCTTTCACCAGGCTACTTAGAAGCAAGGGTACGCTTCCTGCTTGGTATACACAAGGGCCAGATCATGAAACTGATTGA